ATTAAAAGAATACAAGGATAAGATTAATAATTCAATATTTGAAAATTATCATAATTATTTGAGCAATATAGAAACAGATGTAAATTCATATGAAAAAAAGAACTTGGAAGACTGGAATTCAAACTGTTATATCGGATTTTTTAAAGAATTAAAAAACGAAAAAAATTTATTAGAACATGCTATTGGAAGACAAAAAGATTGTAGTTGGGGTTATGTGAATAACTCATCAGGTGGATTTATGGGAATGTGGTGGTTTCCTTTAAGTGAAGAAAAAATTAATAAATTAACAGAAACTTCTGATGAAGATATTTATTTACAAATAGAACAATATAATCAGAAAAATATAATTGCAATAAAATATTCAATTCCTAAAAAAAATAAAAATAATAAAGAACTTTCAAAAGAAGATTTCGAAAAGAAAGTAACAATTGCTTCCGAAAAACGTAAGGAACTTTTTTCTAAATTAAAAAATAAATTAGAAAATGAGTCGAAAGATATACTAAAATGCGAAAATAAACCAGAAAATATAAAAAAATTCGAAAATATACTAAAAAATGAAAAGTTTCAGAAAAAATATTTTAGAGCAGGTCAGTATATGACAGTAGGATATTTAGAATTTGAAAATATTGATGATTGTAAAGATAAAATAAAAATCCTTCAATATGCTTTAAATCTTTTGTTAAAAGGGTGTGTAAAAATTTTTGTGTAAATCTCTAAATAATATATGGTAAAATAACTATATAATATTTGGAGGTTTTTGTTATGGCTAAAAAGAAAATTGACAATAAAATTTTGACTTCTTAACAGCAAATGAATAAAATTTAGTTTCTGTTTTTTAAAAGAAAGTTTACCTTTTACAAGTAAAAAATAAATAATAAAACCTGCTTTAGAATTTTTTTTAACAAAAAGATAGCAAGAAGTCTCCGACTTCTATAAGTGGGAGATGAATTGCTTTTTTTGTAAAAAAAATTGAAAAAAGGATACATCCATGATAAAATTTTTGTATAAAATATTGAAGAGAAATCATTAATGATAAAATTTCTAAAGAAATAATATTCAAAATCAAAAGGAGGTGTAATTTTATGAAATATAATTTAGCATTCAAATACAGAATTTATCCAAATAAGGAGCAAGAATTATTGATAAACAAGACTTTTGGATGTGTTCGTTTTGTCTACAATACGATTTTGTATACTGCGAATAAATTTTATGAAGAAACTGGAAAAAATAAAATAATTACACCTGCAAGTTTGAAGAGTGAAAATAAATTTTTGAAAGAAGTAGATAGTTTGGCACTTTCAAATGCTCAATTGAATGTAAAACGATCGTTTACGAATTTCTTTCAGAAGAGAGCAAAGTTTCCAAGATTCAAATCTAAAAAGAATAATGTTAAAAGTTATACGACAAATTGTGTGAATAATTCGATACGAATAGAGGAAAACAAATATTTGGTTTTGCCAAAATTGAAAAAAGTTAAATTAAAATATCATAGAGAAATACCGAAGGATTACAAGATAAAGTCAGTAACACTAACAAACAGTAATGGAAATTACTATGTTTCTGTTTTGACAGAATTTGAAAAAGAAATTCAAAAAGTAACTGGTAATGATAAAGTAATTGGACTTGATTTTTCAATGTCTGAATTATTTGTCAGCTCTGAAAACCAAAGGGCTGATTATCCAAGATATTTTAGGATGTTAGAAGAAAAATTAAAGAAATTACAAAAATCATTATCAAGGAAAGTAAAATTTTCTAAAAATTGGTATAGACAAAAAGAGAAAATATCAAAATTGCATGAGTATATCAAGAATTGTCGAAGAGATTTTCTACATAAGTTGTCGAAAAAATTGTCTGAAACATATAATGCTGTGGTTGTTGAGGATTTGAATATGAAAGGGATGAGCCAGACATTAAATTTTGGGAAAAGTGTAGGAGATAATGGATGGGGAATGTTTTTGAGAATGCTTGAGTATAAGTTGATGTTTTTAGGGAAACAATTTTTGAAGATAGATAAGTGGTTTCCATCGTCGAAGACTTGCAGTAAATGTGGAAATATTAAAGAGGAACTGAAATTATCAGAAAGAAGCTATAAATGTGAGTGCTGTGGAGTTGAGATTGATAGAGATTACAATGCGGCACTAAATATAAAAAACATTGGGAAATTGATGTTGAAATATTAGGAGATAAAAAGACAGGGGAGGAACTACCCGAAGAGCTTGGTAAATATATTTGGCTAACAAAAGCAGGTACTTCCCAAGAAGCTCCCGCTTCTAAAAGCGGGAGTAGTTCACTGTATTTGACTTTGAATTGAGCAGTGAGGATATGGAAAAAATATCTGAACTTGATAAAAAGGAAAGTCTATTCTTAAATCATGATGATGTGGAAATAGTAAAATGGCTTAATGGAAGAAAATAATAAAATGGAGCTGTCTCAAAATAGTAAAATTTTAAATAATTCAAAAAAATAGTTTTTACATTGTTTTTTAAATTTTCTTTTTGAGACAACCTCTTTTTCAAGAATTTTTACTAAAATTATCAAATATTTTTTTCCTGTCAAAAAGTTCAACCTCTAAAGTTTTTTCCAGCTTTTTTGAACGGGAAAGGGCAGGCTGTGAAATATACAATTCTTCAGCGGCTTTTGATAATGTTCCATGTGTTGCAAATGCAATAAGCTGTTTAAGTTGTTCCAATTCTATCATATAAATCACCTCATATAATTTTTATTTCTAGTATGCATTTTAATTATAGCACATTTTATAAATGGTATTGTACTTTTATCTTAAATTTTAATATTATGATTATATAAAGATAAGCAAATAAAAATAAGAAAATGGAGGAAATTATATATGAAAAACTAAAAATTTAAATTACTTACTGATTTATGATATAATTGTATTATTATAAAATCATGGAATGGAGTTTAACTATGAATAAAGAAAGATTGGCAGCTTTTATGGATGCCGTACTTGCAATTATTATGACAATTCTCATATTAGAGCTGAAAAAGCCTGAAACAGCAACTTTAAAAGCCCTTTGGAATTTAAGAGTAAATTTTTTTGCATATACGATTTCATTTTTCTGGCTTGGAACAATGTGGGTAAATCTGCATAATGAATGGCATAAAATAAAATACATTACACCGGCAGTTGTCTGGGCAAACGTAGTTTTACTGTTTTTTTCTTCGTTTTTTCCTTATGTGACTTCTTTTGTCACTTCATATTACAATAGTAGTGTAGCACAAGGATTTTATGGGATAATAGTTCTGGCTGTTACATTTTGTAATATAATTTCTGGGCATTT
The DNA window shown above is from Leptotrichia wadei and carries:
- a CDS encoding TMEM175 family protein, producing the protein MNKERLAAFMDAVLAIIMTILILELKKPETATLKALWNLRVNFFAYTISFFWLGTMWVNLHNEWHKIKYITPAVVWANVVLLFFSSFFPYVTSFVTSYYNSSVAQGFYGIIVLAVTFCNIISGHLIGKANRNDEKSQESLKIRMRWLSIDIIIKIMGLIISCTFYPPAMMISVYITLLGIVLPAQYKAAKRRRGK
- a CDS encoding PD-(D/E)XK nuclease family protein encodes the protein MERNNIFNFATSELSQDAFICWLCNWVNFDDNSLSEDEKKLKSLATEFIEKMLGEKLEDRKVNIKRQYQKIDVLLEIQNKTEFITKGNNINPIVDMYVIIEDKVGTGLHSNQIERYRELISEKNEKDNGSRAKIKVVYYKIYDEDNMERLKENGVNVILGRENILELLKEYKDKINNSIFENYHNYLSNIETDVNSYEKKNLEDWNSNCYIGFFKELKNEKNLLEHAIGRQKDCSWGYVNNSSGGFMGMWWFPLSEEKINKLTETSDEDIYLQIEQYNQKNIIAIKYSIPKKNKNNKELSKEDFEKKVTIASEKRKELFSKLKNKLENESKDILKCENKPENIKKFENILKNEKFQKKYFRAGQYMTVGYLEFENIDDCKDKIKILQYALNLLLKGCVKIFV
- a CDS encoding LysR family transcriptional regulator, with the translated sequence MIELEQLKQLIAFATHGTLSKAAEELYISQPALSRSKKLEKTLEVELFDRKKIFDNFSKNS
- a CDS encoding RNA-guided endonuclease TnpB family protein, whose protein sequence is MKYNLAFKYRIYPNKEQELLINKTFGCVRFVYNTILYTANKFYEETGKNKIITPASLKSENKFLKEVDSLALSNAQLNVKRSFTNFFQKRAKFPRFKSKKNNVKSYTTNCVNNSIRIEENKYLVLPKLKKVKLKYHREIPKDYKIKSVTLTNSNGNYYVSVLTEFEKEIQKVTGNDKVIGLDFSMSELFVSSENQRADYPRYFRMLEEKLKKLQKSLSRKVKFSKNWYRQKEKISKLHEYIKNCRRDFLHKLSKKLSETYNAVVVEDLNMKGMSQTLNFGKSVGDNGWGMFLRMLEYKLMFLGKQFLKIDKWFPSSKTCSKCGNIKEELKLSERSYKCECCGVEIDRDYNAALNIKNIGKLMLKY